Proteins from a genomic interval of Toxoplasma gondii ME49 chromosome Ia, whole genome shotgun sequence:
- a CDS encoding C2 domain-containing protein (encoded by transcript TGME49_295472~Predicted trans-membrane domain (TMHMM2.0):1542-1565) produces the protein MFFSFSCWYVDVPQIVKFVPERRIDKELKILGSTANPSFLARTAVPVFLYMAPSLNSKALGPRSGQETAEASGARSRGDASVSLESSSTITDRSLAVPASPKRASMPCFVDLLLPPPPVVVRLFDIDVLESGDLEKKLISIVVDWDPANLDERQRTVGDHLRHQEATPPKLRQVSCEGGGDEREDRGKRLNASGGAHRDPREEREEDSQTDPNFDNEPVWYSLQDNQQLSFDVLERSVTLTNTWRAKPRLLASVGFSASACSPLADHLTSVAEQHWMAAFNGVKSEPGAWRVVESSRAVSPALASQPEWAVYKLSAPEAVNRGETIQLLYYEVDVDLLGIRVVEGGGLEPSDYVLKVSSFWLDDPDTPLEFLLSGEDFPGPNVVCQFTDQPLKQKLRRKTVSIPDSSRFRNSNQVVLPMRSAGITTVPGQWVGARISPPLFVTPYLPYLQALSPAKQRAQTQEQDAQRLSHEEDSALVHRHRTARDVRSVLPDINFRLIRRGGGDVASLSISLNEYLNFPQGETAIQLQILSPQLAKLPPPNVDRDIMTHYVFSELPCTTAANVDVLIECFAEATGDLLYDDDLLVGRMLTDHDVFFIRDPDAEGIIIHTFNADDYFVGYHDKRNTPFKEPALKVSDVTDPGPSVGQYLDTMSVFKGQNGEKTAFIRAVTQTTTTQNQAAPQESSTSESAADQSRVRAALRTWIRKVGHRSDPAQIGSCLLARLQILQTVYKTKPRSKSRRNKATLPRKSSFDRDFEGIYNMVNIYARHEGVVVWTNDQCDEGSTEKLFRRAGELILIFQSIHDRQFHRVSVPSFDIRYPAENGFFILDSITENFEDLKKMALEQTMLRKVAQMKLLKRHSLSGESEEATALNVEIQELQHSIDALAPLVGGYLKTASRRAGFSQPLPVRRGQLVCRMKKFETMFDRTQTRIWYEPFGLLPPSNLSDYLKWGKEETKIAQLKGWVKVTNVTEQEALVRQEASGVRSGSNLSTRKRLLPLDDSGPLTSANSRLSAPQPDEASVSFHNCRVRGSSSLAWEPNARGNREHGGRSEERNDSSSTHRDEPRSKTGGGTFPVDSESDAGSTSPNACWNARDIKAPIVTIAPPMQRWIVQTVVVHAYILTGRNLLNVDWWGKSDPFLRLSIGDQAVTSEKVFSNNDSPDFYEHFVFTVLIPGAAKLKIAVMDKGDMLAADSTIGEAIIDLEERQLISKDKEMFLPPLQAFPLEYVTLQKSREDDDFGVSCGTLRCMVDLVVDGAPYEPLVVNDLGSTHAFELRVVIWDVADISVFKGASGERNDLKVRMELFLTGIDLQDTYEVYYTDVHLFAKTTATYNWRIVKKVNLPVAALSLKFALIDNNAVYDDDTLYAPESLSLDALTHTTVTKIRTDEALLDPLDYTIGFDEPMGQGMVEMWCQSYWCAPFEAMGCPTAVTSCCNRRDMDDDFFGSPPQPAPFSSWLKLVCCGRTGYLRRERMTTHSPAHLHCTVALIPQDVAEAHPAGQGRSAPDALPEPTDRPSPNLMFTDPVAYLNLVVGQQTCALIKASTACFCGVLFLVIIAFVVAVIVIAARMP, from the exons atgtttttttcgttttcctgctGGTATGTGGATGTCCCGCAGATCGTGAAGTTCGTCCCCGAGCGCCGCATTGACAAAGAGTTGAAGATTCTGGGGAGCACAGCGAAtccttcttttctggctCGGACGGCCGTCCCTGTCTTCCTTTATATGGCTCCTTCGTTGAATTCGAAGGCCCTGGGACCACGCAGCGgccaggagacagcagaagccTCTGGAGCTCGGAGCCGTGGAGACGCCTCCGTCTCGCTCGAAAGTTCCAGCACTATTACAGATCGAAGTCTGGCGGTACCCGCATCTCCCAAGAGGGCTTCGATGCCGTGCTTTGTGGACCTCCTGCTCCCTCCACCCCCAGTTGTCGTGCGGCTCTTCGACATTGATGTTCTTGAGAGTGGGgacctggagaagaagctgatCAGCATCGTCGTCGACTGGGATCCAGCGAACTTGgacgaaaggcagagaactGTGGGGGACCATTTGAGACACCAGGAAGCCACACCCCCGAAGCTGCGACAGGTGTCATGCGAGGGCGGAGGTGACGAGCGTGAGGACCGGGGCAAGCGGCTCAACGCCTCGGGAGGCGCGCACAGAGATCctcgcgaagagagagaagaggacagtCAGACGGACCCGAACTTTGACAACGAACCTGTTTGGTATTCTCTCCAGGACAATCAACAGCTGTCCTTCGATGTCCTCGAACGGTCCGTCACGCTCACCAATACCTGGCGAGCGAAACCGCGGTTGCTGGCTTCCGTTGGGTTTTCGGCGAGCGCGTGCAGTCCCTTGGCGGATCACTTGACCTCCGTAGCCGAACAGCACTGGATGGCGGCCTTTAATGGAGTGAAGAGTGAGCCGGGCGCCTGGAGAGTGGTAGAGAGCAGTCGAGCTGTGTCTCCAGCCTTGGCGAGCCAGCCTGAATGGGCCGTGTACAAACTCAGCGCCCCGGAGGCGGTAAACAGGGGCGAAACGATCCAGCTGTTGTACTATGAAGTCGACGTGGACTTGCTGGGGATCCGCGTCGTTGAGGGTGGAGGCCTCGAGCCATCGGACTACGTCTTGAAGGTTTCCTCCTTCTGGCTGGACGACCCAGACACGCCTCTCGAGTTCCTGTTGTCTGGTGAAGACTTCCCAGGACCCAATGTTGTCTGCCAGTTCACAGACCAGCCGCTGAAGCAGAAGCTCCGACGAAAAACAGTTTCTATTCCCGACTCTTCGAGGTTCCGGAACTCCAACCAGGTGGTATTGCCTATGAGAAGTGCAGGCATCACGACTGTTCCAGGCCAATGGGTCGGCGCCCGCATTTCGCCGCCACTCTTCGTCACTCCGTACCTTCCCTATCTTCAGGCTCTGTCACCGGCAAAACAGCGTGCACAGACACAGGAACAGGACGCACAAAGGTTGTCTCATGAAGAAGACAGTGCTCTGGTGCACCGTCACCGAACGGCCAGAGATGTACGCTCCGTCCTCCCCGACATAAACTTCCGACTGATtagacgaggaggaggcgacgtcgcctctctcagcATTTCTTTAAACGAATATCTCAACTTCCCTCAAGGCGAAACAGCCATACAGTTACAAATTCTCTCGCCGCAACTCGCCAAGCTCCCTCCTCCCAATGTGGACAGAGATATCATG ACACACTACGTCTTTTCTGAGTTGCCATGTACTACCGCCGCCAATGTAGATGTCCTCATTGAGTGCTTCGCCGAGGCAACTGGAGACCTTTTGTACGACGATGACCTGCTGGTGGGGCGCATGCTGACCGACCATGACGTTTTCTTTATTCGTGACCCGGACGCAGAAGGAATTATCATTCATACTTTCAACGCCGATGATTATTTCGTTGGATATCATGACAAACGCAACACCCCGTTCAAAGAGCCCGCTCTTAAG GTCTCAGATGTAACTGACCCTGGTCCATCAGTTGGCCAGTACCTCGACACGATGAGTGTTTTCAAAGGacaaaacggagaaaaaacggcaTTCATCCGCGCAGTAACGCAAACTACGACGACACAAAATCAGGCTGCGCCACAAGAGTCCTCAACATCTGAAA GTGCCGCAGACCAGAGCCGAGTGCGGGCAGCATTGAGGACGTGGATAAGGAAAGTGGGCCACAGGTCCGACCCGGCGCAGATTGG CAGTTGTCTCCTGGCGAGGTTGCAGATACTGCAGACCGTTTACAAGACAAAGCCACGGAGCAAGTCTCGAAGAAACAAAGCCACACTTCCGCGGAAGTCTTCGTTTGACCGCGATTTTGAGGGAATCTACAATATGGTGAATATCTACGCCAGACATGAAG GCGTGGTGGTGTGGACGAACGATCAGTGCGATGAGGGATCGACGGAGAAGCTTTTCCGCCGCGCTGGCGAGCTCATTCTCATTTTCCAGAGCATTCATGACAGGCAGTTCCACCGAGTTTCGGTGCCGAGTTTTGATATCAG ATATCCGGCAGAGAACGGCTTCTTCATTCTCGATTCCATCACTGAAAACTTCGAAGACCTCAAAAAAAT GGCTCTGGAGCAAACGATGTTGCGGAAGGTGGCACAGATGAAGTTGTTGAAGCGGCATTCTTTG TCTGGCGAAAGtgaggaggcgacggcgtTGAACGTGGAGATTCAAGAGCTACAGCACTCCATAGACGCACTAGCGCCTTTG GTTGGTGGCTACCTCAAAACTGCGAGCCGGAGAGCTGGCTTCTCGCAGCCGCTCCCAGTGCGAAGAGGTCAACTCGTCTGCCGCATGAAAAAATTCGAGACGATGTTTGATCGAACTCAAACTCGAATTTGGTATGAACCTTTCGGTCTGTTGCCCCCGAGTAATCTCTCCGACTACCTCAAGTGGGgcaaggaggagacgaaaatTGCTCAGCtgaag GGCTGGGTGAAGGTGACCAACGTGACGGAGCAGGAGGCGCTGGTGAGACAGGAGGCCAGCGGAGTCCGCAGCGGGTCGAACTTGTCCACGCGAAAACGCTTGTTGCCACTGGACGATTCGGGGCCTTTAACGAGCGCAAATTCGCGCTTGTCTGCTCCACAACCTGATGAAGCTTCCGTGTCTTTTCATAATTGTAGAGTCAGGGGGTCGTCGTCGCTCGCATGGGAGCCGAACGCgcggggaaacagagagcatggtggaagaagtgaagagcGAAACGACTCAAGTTCGACCCACAGAGACGAACCAAGGTCCAAGACAGGTGGCGGGACTTTTCCCGTTGACAGCGAGAGTGACGCAGGAAGCACATCGCCAAACGCATGCTGGAACGCACGCGACATAAAGGCACCCATCGTGACCATTGCACCGCCTATGCAGAGGTGGATAGTCCAAACTGTGGTTGTCCACGCCTACATTCTGACAGGACGAAATCTGCTCAACGTCGACTGGTGGGGCAAAAGCGACCCGTTTTTAAGACTCAGCATCGGCGACCAAGCCGTGACATCCGAGAAAGTCTTCAGCAA CAACGATAGTCCGGACTTCTACGAGCACTTTGTCTTTACTGTTCTCATTCCGGGAGCTGCAAAGCTGAAGATCGCCGTAATGGATAAAGGCGATATGCTCGCAGCCGATTCAACGATCGGCGAAGCAATTATCGACCTAGAAGAAAG GCAACTCATTtcgaaagacaaagagatgttccttcctccccttcaagcttttcctctcgagtATGTGACCCTTCAAAAGAGccgcgaagacgacgacttCGGCGTATCGTGCGGGACTCTCCGATGTATGGTCGATCTG GTTGTCGATGGAGCTCCGTACGAGCCGCTTGTTGTCAACGACCTTGGGTCGACACACGCATTTGAGTTGCGCGTGGTCATATGGGATGTCGCAGACATTTCTGTCTTCAAGGGCGCTTCAG GCGAGCGCAATGATTTAAAAGTTCGAATGGAGCTGTTTTTAACCGGAATCGATCTCCAAGATACTTACGAAGTCTACTACACAGATGTGCACCTCTTCGCCAAGACAACAGCAACATATAATTGGCGCATCGTTAAAAAAGTCAATCTTCCTGTGGCCGCATTGAGCTTGAAG TTCGCCCTCATCGACAACAATGCGGTTTACGACGACGACACGCTCTACGCGCCAGAGAGCCTGAGTCTGGATGCTTTGACCCACACGACAGTGACGAAGATTCGAACAGATGAAGCCCTTCTGGACCCCCTCGACTACACCATCGGGTTCGACGAACCGATGGGCCAGGGCAT GGTCGAGATGTGGTGTCAATCTTACTGGTGCGCACCCTTCGAAGCGATGGGGTGTCCTACGGCTGTCACGAGCTGCTGCAACCGGCGAGACATGGACGACGACTTTTTCGGCTCCCCGCCTCAGCCAGCACCGTTCTCGAGCTGGCTCAAGCTAGTCTGTTGTGGACGTACCGGATACCTGCGTCGGGAGCGCAT GACAACACACTCGCCAGCTCACCTACATTGCACAGTCGCTCTCATCCCCCAGGATGTGGCGGAGGCTCATCCGGCGGGTCAAGGACGCTCAGCTCCCGATGCGCTTCCAGAACCAACGGATCGCCCTTCTCCCAATCTCATGTTTACA GATCCAGTGGCCTACCTTAACCTTGTCGTAGGTCAGCAGACGTGCGCCCTCATTAA AGCTTCAACTGCCTGCTTCTGTGGAGTTCTCTTTTTGGTTATCATTGCATTTGTTGTTGCTGTGATAGTCATCGCGGCACGCATGCCCTGA
- a CDS encoding C2 domain-containing protein (encoded by transcript TGME49_295468): MTAFILMTAMSGRAAGGGGSCYPTTGVPSIFDACRTKLEAPNDKFVNTPPPQEGPLYLRMLCLSGTDLAPGDTSGSSDPYLDVRFGGQVFCSPPQTATLNPVWDYLVETEVKEPGVMRITIYDQDWGCQGDKLGDCEIQIPKTPMKIKKETIRLRHVLSPFLKKAPNSRINVLYHIVDSTIEDLIQNRLKLEWILRKGNEDDLDAAKSLYLQRHTRDENSVPVTSVRVNIQDPIAEAVAEERKQVANLSHGTGNEDKKQEGQDGEVEGERLAQARHSSAAEVAAPTAEARDNSDLKTQNAKSKNKASKEKQTEAPFHGVPIDKEKTPQRSNNSKYEDELTLRRRDKKERRRAHTGQPESQFLPFGAWEFPLDEIRDFCVEAKVCAWAARAILLSASGMGVGEVLLHVDIFTAKETPRELVDLYHFPPPVQRGLAVRPPNLQKKKLEPSTLRARDSTAQAQEAAQENEAAPTTEEEKSKQRAHAPVRRPKDRDGTYYVYIYGDFFPKTDKNYNRCQWDNSDPFVVVSSPNCTDKTNSWSTTVKSNRQRECVWDPVPIRMPKNSRKQKLVLDVYDSDSPLLFGNSLLKEQVGSLRLLRANLGRTTWLHMYGGSFEGARGEFNSMMLKGGLDPPSTYHGSLCVLVDNKRMRRQDWPPFPDKVGLPVRIEVQLARGLYLPGMYRQREVSLLVQVAGCLLELPDDADTEKRKRVGFLGLQTTQRRTLTRDLEGLRSSRDMNDIPDANFDLLEFPGYVNSRGILRLYNWSKPRGEMEGRSVEAYQRAGAGDSGYAERNAARDSLTGGDPCPQHGSCPSRLENDIDYPESLLNAWVKRISEPVYLLPKVQWVYLYIVAVGEEDIPPRLFCRLPLQGSGRVKRFLEGTFRTSADDKSWPPPQALLKAKERGMTRASFDNDDVSPAVDAPAGRDPAGEPAPPHPAVLLSERGPGFLGRESSTFRDSGSLASQAKIPEKMKWAQIHWDQSVTPLPPSWFPSTFAGCLLGQARAIITDDPARFASLGEPSASSVPEPPIGPTLRESAQREIFRP, encoded by the exons ATGACAGCTTTCATCCTAATGACCGCCATGTCTGGTAGAGCTGCCGGTGGCGGAGGCAGCTGCTATCCGACTACTGGAGTTCCGAGTATCTTCGATGCCTGCCGAACGAAGCTCGAGGCTCCAAATGACAAATTTGTGAATACACCTCCTCCTCAAGAGGGCCCCTTGTACCTTCGCATGCTGTGCTTGTCCGGTACAGACCTCGCACCTG GAGACACTTCGGGCTCATCGGACCCGTACCTCGATGTTCGGTTTGGCGGCCAAGTTTTCTGCTCTCCCCCCCAGACGGCCACGCTCAACCCTGTGTGGGATTATCTGGTTGAGACAGAAGTTAAA GAGCCTGGAGTCATGAGGATAACCATTTACGACCAAGACTGGGGCTGTCAAGGGGATAAACTCGGTGATTGTGAAATTCAGATCCCCAAGACACCCATGAAGATCAAGAAGGAAACTATACGCCTGCGGCATGTCCTCTCACCATTCCTCAAAAAAGCTCCAAATAGCCGCATCAATGTGCTGTACCACATTGTGGACAG CACGATCGAGGATCTTATTCAAAACCGTCTTAAGCTAGAATGGATCCTTAGAAAAGGAAAT GAAGACGATCTGGACGCAGCTAAATCGCTCTATCTCCAACGACACACCAGAGACGAGAACAGTGTGCCCGTGACGAGTGTGAGAGTGAATATCCAAGATCCTATTGCCGAGGCAGTagccgaggagagaaaacaagtaGCGAATCTATCTCATGGGACGGGGAATGAGGATAAAAAGCAAGAGGGCCAGGACGGCGAAGTAGAGGGGGAGAGACTTGCACAGGCGCGCCATAGTTCTGCGGCCGAAGTGGCCGCGCCGActgcggaggcgagagacaatTCAGACCTGAAAACTCAGAACGCGAAAAGCAAGAATAAGGCAAgcaaggagaagcagacagaagcaCCGTTTCACGGGGTGCCCATCGACAAGGAGAAAACTCCACAGCGTTCAAACAACAGCAAATATGAGGACGAGCTGACTCTTCGACGGAGAG acaagaaggagaggcgccgaGCACACACGGGTCAACCGGAG TCACAGTTTCTTCCATTTGGAGCGTGGGAGTTCCCTCTCGACGAGATCCGTGATTTCTGCGTCGAGGCCAAAGTATGCGCATGGGCTGCTAGGGCGATACTTCTCAGTGCCTCCGGAATGGGAGTTGGTGAG GTCCTCTTACACGTCGACATCTTTACAGCGAAGGAAACACCAAGAGAGCTCGTCGATCTTTATCACTTCCCCCCTCCTGT ACAACGCGGCCTAGCTGTGCGGCCGCCGAATCttcaaaagaagaaactcgagcCATCAACATTGCGGGCGAGAGATAGCACGGCGCAAGCCCAGGAAGCAGCCCAGGAGAATGAGGCTGCTCCTacgacagaagaggaaaaaagcaaaCAGCGAGCGCATGCGCCCGTGCGAAGACCGAAAGACAGAGATGGC ACCTACTACGTCTACATCTACGGCGACTTTTTCCCAAAGACAGACAAAAACTACAATAGGTGCCAGTGGGATAATTCCGACCCCTTCGTCGTCGTGTCTTCTCCAAACTGTACAGACAAGACGAATTCATGGAGTACGACGGTCAAAAGCaaccgacagagagagtgcGTTTGGGATCCTGTGCCCATTCGAATGCCTAAGAACTC GCGCAAGCAGAAGCTTGTCCTGGACGTGTACGATTCGGATTCACCTCTTCTATTTGGAAACAGTTTGCTGAAAGAGCAAGTGGGCAGTCTACGCTTACTCCGCGCAAATCTGGGACGCACCACGTGGCTGCACATGTATGGCGGCAGTTTTGAGGGAGCCCGAGGCGAATTCAACTCCATGATGTTGAAGGGAGGCCTGGATCCACCATCAACGTACCATGGCTCTCTGTGTGTCCTCGTGGACAACAAGAGAATGAGGAGGCAAGACTGGCCTCCCTTCCCTGACAAAGTCGGCCTTCCAGTTCGCATCGAAGTCCAGCTTGCCAGAGGTCTCTACTTGCCCGGCATGTACAG acagagagaagtgaGCCTCCTGGTTCAGGTGGCGGGGTGTCTCCTTGAGCTgccagacgacgcagacacagaaaaacggaaaagagTTGGATTTCTCGGGCTCCAGACCACGCAAAGGCGCACGCTCACACGCGATCTAGAGGGGTTACGGAGCAGCCGGGACATGAATGACATCCCCGACGCCAATTTCGATCTCCTAGAGTTCCCAGGATACGTCAATTCCCGCGGGATCCTCCGCCTCTACAACTGGAGCAAGCCACGCGGTGAAATGGAAGGCCGCTCAGTCGAGGCGTACCAAAGAGCGGGTGCAGGCGACAGTGGCTATGCAGAAAGAAATGCCGCAAGAGACTCATTAACGGGAGGGGATCCTTGCCCTCAGCACGGTTCATGTCCCTCTCGATTGGAGAACGATATCGACTACCCCGAATCACTCCTGAATGCTTGGGTGAAGCGCATTTCCGAACCTGTCTATCTCCTTCCAAAGGTCCAGTGGGTCTACCTCTACATCGTCGCGGTGGGAGAGGAAGATATTCCGCCTCGACTTTTTTGTCGCCTCCCTCTACAAGGCTCTGGAAGGGTCAAACGCTTTCTCGAGGGCACATTCCGCACGTCGGCAGACGATAAAAGCTGGCCTCCCCCCCAAGCGCTTCTGAAGGCCAAGGAAAGAGGTATGACAAGAGCCAGCTTTGACAACGACGATGTCAGCCCGGCCGTGGACGCACCCGCAG GACGCGACCCAGCGGGGGAACCCGCCCCTCCTCATCCTGCGGTTCTCCTTAGCGAAAGGGGACCAGGCTTTCTAGGACGCGAAAGCAGCACATTCCGCGATTCTGGAAGCCTGGCATCTCAAGCAAAGATCCCCGAAAAAATGAAATGGGCGCAG ATTCATTGGGACCAATCAGTCACCCCCCTTCCGCCATCTTGGTTTCCATCGACGTTCGCTGGATGCCTTCTAGGCCAGGCTCGCGCGATTATCACTGACGACCCAGCACGGTTTGCCTCTCTAGGCGAGCCCTCCGCGAGTTCGGTACCTGAGCCACCCATAGGACCGACTTTGAGAGAAAGCGCGCA GCGCGAAATCTTCCGGCCCTAG
- a CDS encoding Got1 family protein (encoded by transcript TGME49_295460~Predicted trans-membrane domain (TMHMM2.0):6-26:30-50:69-92), producing MLDDNQKIGVAFCCLGLCLGGVGIFLFLDRALLTLGNVAFLFGLVLLLGVRKTLAFFFLRPEKRRASLTFIIGVVLIALGYSLFGLPLQLYGLFQLFSSFLPQVLSAARLSPIGSWILQLPGIKQCTKWLLDRDKSRLPY from the coding sequence ATGCTCGACGACAACCAGAAGATCGGGGTGGCCTTTTGCTGCCTCGGTCTGTGCCTCGGAGGAGTTGGgattttcctgtttcttgaTCGGGCCCTTTTAACTCTGGGGAACGTTGCATTTCTCTTCGGTCTCGTGCTGCTTTTGGGGGTTCGGAAGActcttgcgtttttcttcttgcgtcCGGAAAAGCGACGCGCTTCCTTGACTTTCATCATCGGCGTCGTTTTGATTGCACTTGGTTACTCCTTGTTCGGGTTGCCCCTTCAGCTGTACGGCCTGTTCcagctcttctcctccttccttcctcaaGTTCTCTCAGCTGCTCGCCTTTCCCCAATTGGCTCATGGATTTTGCAGCTCCCCGGTATCAAGCAGTGCACCAAGTGGCTTCTGGATCGGGACAAAAGCCGCTTGCCGTATTAA
- a CDS encoding sjoegren syndrome nuclear autoantigen 1 family protein (encoded by transcript TGME49_295450) — MTSTTNSNLHNYNHELVACIDDLRRKREEVHRQIIKEEEDRAKVQKEIALLQERLQKLNDSITRKIQARNEYDKTILETEAAYTKILESAQTLLHVLKRESVHLGRKTSGDRAELPGIGITGVGVDYSPNSVSELSHRRAEKGKPTAGAG, encoded by the exons ATGACGAGCACAACGAACTCCAACTTACACAACTACAACCACGAGCTCGTTGCGTGCATTGATGACCTCCGCCGCAAGCGCGAAGAGGTCCACCGCCAGATCATAAAA GAAGAGGAGGATAGAGCGAAAGTGCAAAAGGAGATCGCGCTTCTGCAGGAACGGCTTCAGAAGCTCAATG ATAGTATAACACGCAAGATCCAAGCAAGGAACGAGTACGACAAAACCATcttggagacagaagcagcgtATACAAAG ATTTTAGAATCCGCGCAAACGCTGCTGCACGTACTCAAACGCGAGTCGGTGCATCTGGGCAGAAAAACGTCTGGCGACCGGGCGGAATTGCCTGGTATTGGCATCACGGGAGTTGGTGTGGACTATTCCCCAAATAGCGTGTCGGAGCTGTCGCATCGACGGGcggagaaagggaaaccCACAGCTGGCGCAGGATGA